The following proteins are encoded in a genomic region of Streptococcus cristatus AS 1.3089:
- a CDS encoding HAD family hydrolase, which produces MYQTILFDLDGTLTNSELGITNSVAYSLGKYGIAVPDKKALRVFIGPPLQDSFERFYGFSKEECLKVIDYYHEYFSEKGLYENEVYPGVPELLASLKQAGKQLIVATSKPEEFSIQILKHFGLYDYFDFVAGATMDRKRSKKSDVIQYALEQNQITDLAHTIMIGDREHDVLGAQAQKLDSIGVLYGFGSREELEEVGATYIAQEVSDIAAFIG; this is translated from the coding sequence ATGTATCAAACGATTTTATTTGACCTAGACGGCACCTTGACCAATTCAGAACTAGGGATTACCAACTCGGTGGCCTATTCCTTAGGAAAATATGGGATTGCAGTGCCAGACAAGAAAGCATTGAGAGTTTTTATCGGTCCGCCCTTGCAGGATTCTTTTGAGCGCTTTTATGGATTTTCTAAGGAAGAATGTTTAAAGGTCATTGACTACTATCACGAGTACTTTTCCGAAAAAGGCCTTTATGAAAATGAGGTCTATCCAGGCGTTCCGGAATTGCTGGCTTCTTTGAAGCAGGCTGGTAAACAGTTGATTGTCGCTACGTCAAAACCTGAAGAATTTTCCATTCAAATTCTCAAACATTTTGGTTTGTATGACTATTTTGACTTTGTCGCTGGCGCGACCATGGACAGAAAACGTAGTAAAAAAAGCGATGTTATCCAGTATGCCCTAGAACAAAATCAGATTACAGACTTGGCGCATACTATCATGATTGGAGACAGGGAGCACGATGTGCTTGGCGCTCAGGCGCAAAAGCTTGATTCTATCGGTGTCCTTTATGGCTTTGGTAGCAGGGAAGAATTGGAAGAAGTTGGCGCCACCTATATTGCCCAAGAAGTTAGCGATATTGCAGCTTTTATAGGCTAA
- the tadA gene encoding tRNA adenosine(34) deaminase TadA has translation MDYTIEEKEMFMREALKEAEIALANDEIPIGCVLVKDGQIIGRGHNAREELQRAVMHAEIMAIEEANQQENSWRLLDTTLFVTIEPCVMCSGAIGLARIPKVIYGAKNQKFGAGGSLYDILTDERLNHRVEVESGLLEEECATIMQNFFRNRRKK, from the coding sequence ATGGACTACACGATAGAGGAAAAAGAAATGTTTATGAGGGAGGCGCTGAAGGAGGCGGAGATTGCCCTCGCAAATGATGAAATACCGATTGGTTGTGTCTTGGTCAAGGATGGTCAGATTATCGGACGCGGGCATAATGCGCGTGAGGAACTGCAGCGGGCGGTCATGCATGCGGAAATCATGGCCATTGAGGAGGCTAATCAGCAGGAAAATAGCTGGCGCCTGCTAGATACGACGCTTTTTGTCACGATTGAGCCATGTGTCATGTGCAGTGGCGCCATCGGTCTGGCTCGCATTCCCAAGGTGATCTATGGGGCGAAAAACCAGAAATTCGGTGCTGGGGGCAGTCTTTACGATATTCTGACGGATGAGCGGTTGAATCATCGCGTAGAGGTTGAAAGCGGCCTTTTAGAAGAAGAATGTGCGACGATTATGCAGAACTTTTTCAGAAATCGTAGGAAAAAGTAA
- the dapD gene encoding 2,3,4,5-tetrahydropyridine-2,6-dicarboxylate N-acetyltransferase — MSATKMNAQEIIKFIADAKKKTPVKVTFNGELHGAIPWSVVKLGNVLFGDWEEIKPLLVNLEENKTYVVEQDARNSAVPLLDKRDINARIEPGAIIRDQVEIGDNAVIMMGAVINIGAEIGAGTMIDMGAILGGRAIVGKNSHIGAGAVLAGVIEPASAEPVRVGDNVLIGANAVVIEGVQIGSGSVVAAGAIVTQDVPENVVVAGVPARVIKTIDEKTQQKTALEDALRTL; from the coding sequence ATGTCTGCTACTAAAATGAATGCTCAAGAAATCATCAAATTTATCGCTGATGCCAAGAAAAAAACCCCTGTCAAAGTAACCTTTAACGGGGAATTGCACGGTGCGATTCCTTGGTCTGTTGTGAAATTAGGGAATGTTCTTTTTGGGGATTGGGAAGAAATTAAGCCACTCCTCGTAAACTTAGAAGAAAACAAGACCTATGTCGTAGAGCAGGATGCCCGAAACTCAGCGGTGCCACTTTTGGATAAGCGCGACATCAATGCCCGCATTGAGCCGGGCGCTATCATCCGTGACCAAGTCGAAATCGGCGATAATGCTGTTATCATGATGGGTGCAGTCATCAATATCGGGGCGGAGATTGGTGCTGGGACCATGATTGATATGGGTGCTATTTTGGGCGGTCGAGCGATTGTCGGCAAAAACAGTCATATCGGTGCTGGTGCAGTTCTGGCGGGAGTCATTGAGCCAGCTAGCGCAGAGCCAGTTCGGGTTGGGGACAATGTGCTGATTGGTGCCAATGCGGTTGTGATTGAAGGTGTACAAATTGGCAGTGGATCGGTTGTTGCGGCTGGTGCGATTGTGACCCAGGATGTTCCGGAAAACGTAGTGGTTGCTGGCGTTCCAGCGCGAGTTATCAAGACCATTGACGAGAAGACCCAGCAGAAGACAGCTTTGGAAGATGCCTTGCGTACGCTTTAA
- a CDS encoding glucose-6-phosphate isomerase, whose translation MSHIKFDYSKVLDKFVAPHEVEYMQAQVTAADELIRKGTGAGSDFLGWLDLPENYDREEFDRILKAAEQIKSDSDVLVVIGIGGSYLGAKAAIDFLNHHFANLQTKEERKAPQILYAGNSISSTYLADLVEYVADKDFSVNVISKSGTTTEPAIAFRVFKELLVKKYGQEEANKRIYATTDRQKGAVKVEADANGWETFVVPDDIGGRFSVLTAVGLLPIAASGADIKSLMEGANAARKDYTSDKLSENEAYQYAAVRNILYRKGYATEILVNYEPSLQYFSEWWKQLAGESEGKDQKGIYPTSANFSTDLHSLGQFIQEGTRIMFETVVRVDKPRKNVIIPSLEEDLDGLGYLQGKDVDFVNKKATDGVLLAHTDGDVPNMYVTLPEQDAFTLGYTIYFFELAIALSGYLNAINPFDQPGVEAYKRNMFALLGKPGFEELSKELNARL comes from the coding sequence ATGTCACATATTAAATTTGATTATTCAAAAGTTTTAGATAAATTTGTAGCTCCACATGAAGTGGAATACATGCAAGCACAGGTAACTGCAGCAGACGAATTGATCCGCAAAGGAACTGGTGCTGGTAGCGACTTTTTGGGTTGGTTGGACCTTCCTGAAAACTACGACCGTGAAGAATTCGACCGCATCTTGAAGGCTGCTGAGCAAATCAAATCAGACAGCGATGTCTTGGTTGTGATCGGTATCGGCGGATCTTATCTCGGTGCTAAAGCAGCCATCGACTTCTTGAACCACCACTTTGCAAACTTGCAAACAAAAGAAGAGCGCAAAGCACCACAAATCCTTTACGCTGGGAACTCAATCTCATCTACTTACCTTGCTGACTTGGTAGAGTACGTGGCTGACAAAGATTTCTCAGTAAACGTGATTTCTAAATCAGGTACAACAACTGAACCAGCTATCGCTTTCCGTGTCTTCAAAGAGCTTTTGGTTAAGAAATACGGACAAGAAGAAGCCAACAAACGGATCTATGCAACAACTGACCGCCAAAAAGGAGCTGTTAAGGTTGAAGCAGATGCCAACGGTTGGGAAACATTTGTAGTTCCAGACGACATCGGTGGGCGTTTCTCAGTTTTGACAGCAGTTGGATTGCTTCCGATCGCAGCATCAGGAGCAGACATCAAATCTCTTATGGAAGGTGCTAACGCAGCCCGTAAAGATTATACTTCAGACAAACTTTCAGAAAATGAAGCTTACCAATACGCAGCCGTTCGTAACATCCTTTACCGCAAAGGCTATGCAACTGAAATCTTGGTAAACTACGAGCCATCACTTCAATACTTCTCAGAATGGTGGAAACAATTGGCTGGTGAATCAGAAGGGAAAGACCAAAAAGGTATCTATCCAACTTCAGCTAACTTCTCAACTGACTTGCACTCACTTGGTCAATTTATCCAAGAAGGAACTCGCATCATGTTTGAAACAGTTGTTCGTGTTGACAAACCACGTAAGAACGTGATTATCCCTAGCTTGGAAGAAGACCTTGACGGACTTGGTTACCTTCAAGGAAAAGACGTTGACTTTGTAAATAAAAAAGCGACTGACGGTGTCCTTCTTGCCCACACAGACGGTGATGTACCAAACATGTACGTAACCCTTCCAGAGCAAGATGCTTTCACTCTTGGCTACACTATCTACTTCTTCGAATTGGCTATCGCCCTTTCAGGTTACTTGAATGCCATCAACCCATTTGACCAACCAGGTGTTGAAGCATACAAACGCAACATGTTTGCCCTTCTTGGTAAACCAGGATTTGAAGAATTGAGCAAAGAACTCAACGCACGCCTCTAA
- a CDS encoding ATP-binding cassette domain-containing protein: MRNIYKYIDKKYLFPIFLGRIVNSGLVLAQPLILTKALKLDQDGLSYEKILNFASFGLSVYLVIYSLMLFSNHSHNIFRREINKSVRALLFKKVILNPKFSNDEKVSLLTQDMEYVGDNYLENINVMVSWGFVALVTATYIVSQNFLLGLIFVIFTIMRPIPQFIMNRRLQDSGDSWSKLRTKLHGLVSDSMQGSQTLRINQAMKLNEERVNDLNGEYQRAIQRFCFTHNIIFFFNGFMVFFSQVVPLALGFYLSLQGNSISITSLISMYVAAGMLVEPIQTLMYSAANLQGALPTANRLFKIIEEEPDFEETKDQFVENLESLRLNHISKSFAGRQLFSDLTATISVGQKVLIKGPSGSGKTTLFRLILGEEACDEGDFFVQYNGNQITSHFQGNIGLISQHPFLFNDTIRYNLTFGQPFQDHELLEVLDRVGLIDEFQDILNVEIHNNGENISGGQRVRLELARFLLREKDILLADEVTSALDEKNSRLVRDLIFSLPITVLEIAHHIDEEERYDQILELRKGRVMSQ; the protein is encoded by the coding sequence ATGAGAAATATTTACAAGTACATTGATAAGAAGTACCTTTTTCCTATTTTTCTAGGGCGTATTGTCAACAGTGGTTTGGTGTTGGCGCAACCTCTGATTTTAACGAAGGCCTTGAAGTTAGATCAAGACGGTCTTTCTTATGAAAAAATTCTCAATTTTGCTTCATTTGGTTTGTCTGTCTATCTTGTTATTTATAGTCTGATGCTATTTTCAAACCATTCGCACAATATATTTCGAAGGGAAATCAACAAAAGTGTCCGTGCTCTTTTATTTAAAAAGGTCATATTGAATCCTAAATTTTCCAATGATGAAAAAGTTAGTCTGCTAACTCAAGATATGGAATATGTGGGTGATAATTATTTAGAAAATATAAATGTTATGGTGAGTTGGGGATTTGTAGCCCTTGTCACAGCCACTTACATTGTTTCACAAAATTTTCTCTTAGGACTTATTTTCGTGATTTTTACGATTATGAGACCCATTCCTCAGTTCATTATGAATCGTCGTTTACAAGATTCAGGAGACAGCTGGTCCAAACTTAGAACAAAATTACATGGGCTTGTCTCAGATAGTATGCAAGGCAGTCAAACCTTACGGATTAATCAGGCCATGAAGCTAAATGAAGAGCGAGTGAATGATTTAAACGGAGAATATCAAAGAGCCATCCAAAGATTTTGTTTTACACATAATATTATTTTTTTCTTTAATGGTTTTATGGTCTTTTTTAGTCAGGTTGTTCCTCTTGCTTTAGGCTTTTATTTGAGTTTGCAGGGGAATTCTATTTCTATCACAAGCCTCATCTCTATGTATGTGGCTGCGGGGATGCTGGTCGAACCGATTCAAACTCTGATGTACAGTGCAGCCAATCTCCAAGGTGCCCTACCAACTGCGAACCGCCTGTTTAAGATTATCGAAGAAGAACCTGATTTTGAAGAGACAAAGGATCAATTTGTCGAAAATCTTGAATCTTTGCGATTAAATCATATTTCAAAAAGCTTTGCTGGACGTCAACTTTTTTCTGATTTGACGGCGACGATTTCAGTAGGTCAGAAGGTCTTAATCAAAGGGCCGAGTGGGTCTGGTAAGACGACTCTTTTTCGCTTGATTTTAGGAGAAGAAGCATGTGATGAGGGAGACTTTTTCGTTCAGTATAATGGCAATCAGATAACGAGTCATTTCCAAGGGAATATCGGTTTAATTAGTCAGCATCCCTTCCTGTTTAACGATACTATCCGCTATAATCTAACTTTTGGTCAGCCTTTTCAGGATCATGAATTATTGGAGGTATTGGACCGAGTTGGCTTAATAGATGAATTTCAGGATATTTTGAATGTAGAGATTCATAATAATGGTGAAAACATTTCAGGAGGTCAACGTGTCAGATTAGAGTTAGCGCGTTTTCTCTTACGTGAGAAGGATATTTTATTAGCGGATGAGGTGACATCGGCTTTGGATGAAAAAAATAGTCGTCTGGTTAGAGACTTAATCTTTTCTTTACCAATCACTGTGCTGGAAATAGCCCATCATATTGATGAAGAAGAGCGTTATGACCAAATCCTTGAGTTACGTAAAGGACGAGTGATGTCACAATAG
- a CDS encoding adenylosuccinate synthase codes for MTSVVVVGTQWGDEGKGKITDFLSANAEVIARYQGGDNAGHTIVIDGKKYKLHLIPSGIFFPEKISVIGNGMVVNPKSLVKELAYLHQEGVTTDNLRISDRAHVILPYHIELDRLQEEAKGDNKIGTTIKGIGPAYMDKAARVGIRIADLLDKDIFRERLERNLAEKNRLFEKLYDGQAMNIDDIFEEYYEYGQQIKQYVTDTSVILNDALDQGKRVLFEGAQGVMLDIDQGTYPFVTSSNPVAGGVTIGSGVGPSKIDKVVGVCKAYTSRVGDGPFPTELFDEVGDRIREVGHEYGTTTGRPRRVGWFDSVVMRHSRRVSGITNLSLNSIDVLSGLDTVKICVAYDLDGERIDHYPASLEQLKRCKPIYEELPGWSEDITGVRSLEDLPENARNYVRRVSELVGVRISTFSVGPGREQTNILESVWSSL; via the coding sequence ATGACATCAGTTGTTGTTGTAGGGACCCAATGGGGAGATGAAGGAAAAGGGAAAATTACGGATTTCCTTTCGGCCAATGCTGAAGTGATTGCCCGCTACCAAGGCGGTGACAATGCTGGACATACGATTGTGATTGACGGGAAAAAATATAAATTGCACTTGATTCCGTCAGGAATTTTCTTCCCAGAAAAGATCTCAGTGATTGGAAATGGGATGGTGGTCAATCCTAAATCTCTGGTCAAGGAGTTGGCTTATCTGCACCAAGAAGGTGTTACCACAGATAATTTGCGTATTTCAGACCGTGCCCATGTCATCCTGCCTTATCATATCGAGCTTGATCGCCTGCAAGAGGAAGCTAAAGGCGACAATAAAATTGGGACGACGATCAAGGGAATCGGACCTGCCTACATGGACAAGGCTGCGCGTGTCGGTATCCGTATAGCAGACCTCTTGGATAAAGACATTTTCAGAGAGCGCTTGGAGCGTAATCTAGCTGAGAAAAACCGCCTCTTTGAGAAATTGTACGATGGCCAAGCTATGAACATCGACGATATTTTTGAAGAATACTATGAATACGGTCAGCAAATCAAGCAGTATGTGACTGACACATCTGTCATCCTCAATGACGCTCTGGATCAAGGCAAGCGTGTCCTCTTTGAAGGGGCTCAAGGCGTCATGCTGGATATTGACCAAGGTACCTATCCATTTGTAACTTCATCTAATCCAGTTGCTGGTGGGGTGACGATTGGTTCAGGTGTTGGTCCGAGCAAGATTGACAAGGTTGTTGGTGTCTGCAAAGCCTATACGAGCCGTGTTGGTGATGGACCATTCCCAACAGAGCTTTTTGATGAAGTGGGTGACCGCATCCGCGAAGTGGGTCATGAATACGGTACAACGACTGGTCGTCCGCGTCGGGTGGGCTGGTTTGACTCCGTTGTTATGCGCCACAGCCGCCGCGTATCAGGAATTACCAATCTTTCGCTGAACTCCATTGACGTTTTGAGTGGTCTGGATACAGTCAAAATCTGTGTAGCCTACGACTTGGATGGGGAGCGAATCGACCATTACCCAGCAAGTCTAGAGCAGCTCAAGCGCTGCAAGCCAATCTATGAAGAATTGCCAGGTTGGTCAGAAGACATCACTGGTGTCCGTAGCCTAGAAGACCTGCCAGAAAATGCCCGCAATTATGTTCGTCGTGTCAGCGAGTTGGTTGGAGTCCGCATTTCGACCTTCTCAGTCGGACCAGGTCGCGAGCAGACCAATATCTTGGAAAGTGTTTGGTCTAGTTTATAA